Proteins encoded in a region of the Methanobrevibacter millerae genome:
- a CDS encoding class I SAM-dependent methyltransferase, translated as MKQCIENPNELKWDEFWENELKQKEDRGKDWDKAAVSFHKRAKKDDYHELLFSKLIIDENDSVLDLGCGEGSITLPLAKKAKSVTGVDSSPKMLELLNQRAQERGIENVKTILKPLEDITYEDVGAHDIVLASRSLNGIIPIKETLKTIDRIATKYVFITLFGPENWKIEGEFNEYIGRENKHFPGHNYLFNILFNMGIYANVERLDIKAYREYDNIEEAMDNGKFRLDLLNDEEKDKLKEYLEKILTKNPKTGKLYNKKDKADWILIWWKKD; from the coding sequence ATGAAGCAATGCATTGAAAATCCAAATGAATTGAAATGGGATGAATTTTGGGAAAATGAATTAAAACAAAAGGAAGACCGTGGAAAAGATTGGGATAAGGCAGCCGTATCTTTTCATAAAAGAGCCAAAAAAGATGACTATCATGAATTATTATTTTCAAAATTGATTATAGATGAAAATGACAGCGTGCTTGATTTGGGTTGTGGAGAAGGCTCAATTACATTACCCTTAGCTAAAAAAGCAAAAAGTGTTACTGGTGTCGACTCATCACCTAAAATGCTTGAATTATTAAATCAAAGAGCACAGGAAAGAGGCATTGAAAATGTAAAAACCATTTTAAAACCTCTAGAAGACATTACTTATGAAGACGTTGGTGCTCATGATATTGTACTAGCTTCAAGATCACTTAATGGAATAATCCCAATCAAAGAAACCCTGAAAACCATTGATAGAATAGCCACCAAATATGTATTCATTACGCTCTTTGGTCCTGAAAACTGGAAAATTGAGGGAGAATTTAATGAATACATTGGACGTGAAAACAAGCATTTTCCAGGACACAATTACCTATTCAACATACTATTTAATATGGGAATCTATGCAAATGTTGAAAGATTGGACATTAAGGCATATAGGGAATATGACAATATCGAAGAGGCAATGGACAACGGTAAATTCCGCCTTGATTTATTGAATGATGAAGAAAAAGACAAGCTAAAAGAATACCTTGAAAAAATTTTAACCAAAAATCCTAAAACCGGAAA